A single genomic interval of Oenanthe melanoleuca isolate GR-GAL-2019-014 chromosome 13, OMel1.0, whole genome shotgun sequence harbors:
- the SLU7 gene encoding pre-mRNA-splicing factor SLU7 isoform X2, with protein sequence MASGAVANAPPAGGTNDVSLEEPKKMTREDWRKKKELEEQRKLGNAPAEVDEEGKDINPHIPQYISSVPWYIDPSKRPTLKHQRPQPEKQKQYNSSGDWYKRGVQEHAVATRYRKGACENCGALTHKKKDCMERPRKVGAKYTGMNIAPDEHVQPQLMFDYDGKRDRWNGYNPEEHMKIVEEYSKVDLAKRTLKAQKLQEELASGKLEQVERDHNSEDEDEDKYADDIDMPGQNFDSKRRITVRNLRIREDIAKYLRNLDPNSAYYDPKTRAMRENPYANTGKNPDEVGYAGDNFVRYTGDTISMAQTQLFAWEAYDKGSEVHLQADPTKLELLYKSFKVKKEDFKAQQKESILEKYGGQEHLDAPPAELLLAQTEDYVEYSRHGTVIKGQEKAIACSKYEEDVKINNHTCIWGSYWKEGKWGYKCCHSFVKYSYCTGEAGKEIANAEASLMEEQPEEEEHMTKPKTLMEIHQEKQKEKKKKKHKKSSNSDSEGEEKKKQEKLKKALNAEEARLQHIKEIMQLDERKRPYNSQYEAREPTEEEMEAYRMKRQRPDDPMASFLGQ encoded by the exons ATGGCCTCAGGTGCGGTAGCGAACGCCCCTCCTGCAGGAGGGACAAACGATGTGAGCCTGGAGGAACCAAAGAAGATGACGAGGGAAGAttggaggaaaaagaaggaattagaagagcagagaaaactgggaaatgCACCTGCAGAAGTGGATGAAGAAGGAAA AGATATCAACCCTCACATTCCTCAGTACATCTCCTCAGTACCATGGTACATAGATCCCTCTAAAAGACCCACCCTGAAGCATCAGAGACCTCAGccagagaagcagaagcagTATAACTCCTCTGGAGATTGGTACAAACGGGGAGTTCAGGAG CACGCTGTGGCCACGCGCTACCGCAAGGGAGCCTGTGAGAACTGCGGGGCCCTGACCCACAAGAAGAAGGACTGCATGGAG agacCCAGGAAAGTTGGAGCAAAATACACAGGCATGAATATTGCCCCAGATGAGCATGTGCAGCCTCAGCTGATGTTTGACTATGATGGGAAGCGAGACAGGTGGAATGGTTATAACCCAGAGGAGCACATGAAAATTGTCGAGGAATATTCCAAGGTTGATTTG GCCAAACGTACCCTGAAAGCCCAGAAGCTTCAGGAGGAGTTGGCATCAGGGAAGCTGGAGCAAGTG GAAAGAGATCATAACAGtgaggatgaagatgaagacAAATACGCAGATGACATCGATATGCCTGGGCAGAACTTTGACTCCAAAAGACGCATCACCGTCCGAAATCTACGGATCCGGGAAGATATTGCTAAG tacTTGAGGAATCTAGATCCAAACTCTGCTTATTATGATCCCAAAACAAGAGCAATGAGGGAGAACCCTTATGCCAACACAGGCAAGAATCCAGACGA ggTTGGTTATGCAGGTGACAACTTTGTTCGCTACACAGGCGATACCATCTCAATGGCACAGACTCAGT TGTTTGCCTGGGAGGCTTATGACAAAGGCTCTGAAGTTCATCTTCAAGCAGACCCCACAAAATTAGAGCTCCTTTATAAATCcttcaaagtgaaaaaagaagatttcaaggcacagcagaaagaaaGCATCCTAGAAAAG tATGGAGGACAAGAACATTTAGATGCCCCTCCAGCTGAACTGCTGTTAGCTCAAACAGAAGATTATGTGGAGTATTCTAGGCATGGAACAGTCATCAAAGGACAGGAGAAAGCTATTGCTTGTTCTAAGTATGAAGAGGATGTGAAGATCAACAACCATACA TGCATTTGGGGCTCGTATTGGAAAGAAGGCAAGTGGGGTTACAAGTGCTGTCACTCCTTTGTCAAGTACTCCTACTGTACAGGAGAAGCTGGGAAAGAAATTGCT AATGCAGAGGCAAGTTTAATGGAAGAGCAGCCTGAGGAGGAAGAACACatgacaaaacccaaaacactgatgGAG ATCCAccaagagaaacagaaagagaagaaaaagaagaagcacAAGAAGAGCTCAAATTCTGACAGTGAGGGTGAAGAGAAGAAGAAGCAAGAAAAACTAAAGAAG GCTCTGAATGCTGAGGAGGCTCGACTTCAGCACATCAAAGAAATCATGCAGTTAGATGAGAGGAAGAGACCATACAACAGCCAGTATGAAGCCAGGGAACCAACAGAAGAGGAGATGGAGGCCTACAGAATGAAAAGGCAGAGACCTGATGACCCCATGGCCTCTTTCCTTGGGCAGTAG
- the SLU7 gene encoding pre-mRNA-splicing factor SLU7 isoform X1, with translation MASGAVANAPPAGGTNDVSLEEPKKMTREDWRKKKELEEQRKLGNAPAEVDEEGKDINPHIPQYISSVPWYIDPSKRPTLKHQRPQPEKQKQYNSSGDWYKRGVQEHAVATRYRKGACENCGALTHKKKDCMERPRKVGAKYTGMNIAPDEHVQPQLMFDYDGKRDRWNGYNPEEHMKIVEEYSKVDLAKRTLKAQKLQEELASGKLEQVNSPRHQWGEEESNSQTERDHNSEDEDEDKYADDIDMPGQNFDSKRRITVRNLRIREDIAKYLRNLDPNSAYYDPKTRAMRENPYANTGKNPDEVGYAGDNFVRYTGDTISMAQTQLFAWEAYDKGSEVHLQADPTKLELLYKSFKVKKEDFKAQQKESILEKYGGQEHLDAPPAELLLAQTEDYVEYSRHGTVIKGQEKAIACSKYEEDVKINNHTCIWGSYWKEGKWGYKCCHSFVKYSYCTGEAGKEIANAEASLMEEQPEEEEHMTKPKTLMEIHQEKQKEKKKKKHKKSSNSDSEGEEKKKQEKLKKALNAEEARLQHIKEIMQLDERKRPYNSQYEAREPTEEEMEAYRMKRQRPDDPMASFLGQ, from the exons ATGGCCTCAGGTGCGGTAGCGAACGCCCCTCCTGCAGGAGGGACAAACGATGTGAGCCTGGAGGAACCAAAGAAGATGACGAGGGAAGAttggaggaaaaagaaggaattagaagagcagagaaaactgggaaatgCACCTGCAGAAGTGGATGAAGAAGGAAA AGATATCAACCCTCACATTCCTCAGTACATCTCCTCAGTACCATGGTACATAGATCCCTCTAAAAGACCCACCCTGAAGCATCAGAGACCTCAGccagagaagcagaagcagTATAACTCCTCTGGAGATTGGTACAAACGGGGAGTTCAGGAG CACGCTGTGGCCACGCGCTACCGCAAGGGAGCCTGTGAGAACTGCGGGGCCCTGACCCACAAGAAGAAGGACTGCATGGAG agacCCAGGAAAGTTGGAGCAAAATACACAGGCATGAATATTGCCCCAGATGAGCATGTGCAGCCTCAGCTGATGTTTGACTATGATGGGAAGCGAGACAGGTGGAATGGTTATAACCCAGAGGAGCACATGAAAATTGTCGAGGAATATTCCAAGGTTGATTTG GCCAAACGTACCCTGAAAGCCCAGAAGCTTCAGGAGGAGTTGGCATCAGGGAAGCTGGAGCAAGTG AACTCCCCAAGACACCAGTGGGGAGAAGAGGAATCAAATTCACAGACA GAAAGAGATCATAACAGtgaggatgaagatgaagacAAATACGCAGATGACATCGATATGCCTGGGCAGAACTTTGACTCCAAAAGACGCATCACCGTCCGAAATCTACGGATCCGGGAAGATATTGCTAAG tacTTGAGGAATCTAGATCCAAACTCTGCTTATTATGATCCCAAAACAAGAGCAATGAGGGAGAACCCTTATGCCAACACAGGCAAGAATCCAGACGA ggTTGGTTATGCAGGTGACAACTTTGTTCGCTACACAGGCGATACCATCTCAATGGCACAGACTCAGT TGTTTGCCTGGGAGGCTTATGACAAAGGCTCTGAAGTTCATCTTCAAGCAGACCCCACAAAATTAGAGCTCCTTTATAAATCcttcaaagtgaaaaaagaagatttcaaggcacagcagaaagaaaGCATCCTAGAAAAG tATGGAGGACAAGAACATTTAGATGCCCCTCCAGCTGAACTGCTGTTAGCTCAAACAGAAGATTATGTGGAGTATTCTAGGCATGGAACAGTCATCAAAGGACAGGAGAAAGCTATTGCTTGTTCTAAGTATGAAGAGGATGTGAAGATCAACAACCATACA TGCATTTGGGGCTCGTATTGGAAAGAAGGCAAGTGGGGTTACAAGTGCTGTCACTCCTTTGTCAAGTACTCCTACTGTACAGGAGAAGCTGGGAAAGAAATTGCT AATGCAGAGGCAAGTTTAATGGAAGAGCAGCCTGAGGAGGAAGAACACatgacaaaacccaaaacactgatgGAG ATCCAccaagagaaacagaaagagaagaaaaagaagaagcacAAGAAGAGCTCAAATTCTGACAGTGAGGGTGAAGAGAAGAAGAAGCAAGAAAAACTAAAGAAG GCTCTGAATGCTGAGGAGGCTCGACTTCAGCACATCAAAGAAATCATGCAGTTAGATGAGAGGAAGAGACCATACAACAGCCAGTATGAAGCCAGGGAACCAACAGAAGAGGAGATGGAGGCCTACAGAATGAAAAGGCAGAGACCTGATGACCCCATGGCCTCTTTCCTTGGGCAGTAG
- the PTTG1 gene encoding securin — MATLIFVDQENGELRAPKSQLKLPSGSSKVLAERTQVNTPLPKKGINTSPVTSRSVRKVLGNVNKTEGVTNKMDKIKQKNQPCTVNKTGLESCHTVAEEDWPEIENMFPVDPQDFESFDLPEEHKLSNINLCGVPLMVFERTYDRCVQMVPSPVKIKDCEFSWESNLLESTADFLATLDEIIDMPPPNYDV, encoded by the exons ATGGCAACTCTGATCTTTGTTGATCAGGAGAATGGTGAACTTCGTGCTCCCAAGAGTCAGCTGAAGCTCCCTTCAGGATCTT CAAAAGTCTTGGCTGAAAGAACACAAGTTAACACTCCACTTCctaaaaaaggaattaatacTTCTCCAGTCACGTCTCGCTCTGTCAGAAAGGTTCTGGGAAATGTGAATAAAACTGAAGGAGTCACGAACAAGATGGAtaagataaaacagaaaaatcagccTTGCACTGTGAACAAA ACTGGATTGGAAAGCTGCCATACAGTGGCTGAAGAAGATTGgccagaaatagaaaatatgttTCCTGTGGATCCTCAAG ACTTTGAGAGCTTTGATCTTCCTGAAGAACACAAACTAAGCAATATCAATCTGTGTGGTGTTCCCCTCATGGTATTTGAAAGGACATATGACAGATGTGTCCAAATGGTTCCTTCACCTGTGAAGATTAAAGATTGTGAGTTTTCGTGGGAATCCA ACTTGCTAGAATCAACTGCTGATTTCCTTGCTACCCTGGATGAGATCATTGACATGCCACCTCCAAATTACGATGTTTAA